The following proteins come from a genomic window of Dysidea avara chromosome 12, odDysAvar1.4, whole genome shotgun sequence:
- the LOC136240170 gene encoding epidermal growth factor receptor-like isoform X4, with amino-acid sequence MTCEVCHEECNDACSGPTPADCFGQCKNFALPNDVNNTITCVSQCPLGTYPNDTNFCPPCNSVCVPQTGCTGPSNRLEDGGCNRCYLVLRNESLDQVRCLPNDGCIDRTFLNLPFDPVEPFPFPTRFSDPCNEHCLSCNGPKAHQCSECVFASREDSENRPICVGSCEYGEYVRNKRCPLCHEQCDGCIGESQQQCIGCKNAKNFVGGGSRFECLSSGRCPSNKYENIVNSTCDQCHPYCAEYVGPESTNCTSCNDPPGYTIIPPRGDNPGMYGCCDQNSMAVEDNQTCMILNYD; translated from the exons ATGACTTGTGAAGTGTGTCACGAAGAATGTAATGATGCTTGTTCTGGTCCC ACACCTGCTGACTGTTTTGGTCAATGTAAAAATTTTGCTCTTCCCAATGATGTCAACAACACTATCACTTGTGTTTCACAGTGTCCATTAGGAACTTATCCTAATGACACTAACTTCTGTCCCCCTTgtaacagtgtgtgtgtaccacaaACTGGATGTACTGGTCCTAGTAATCGTTTAGAAGATGGTGGATGTAATCGTTGTTATCTTGTGTTGAGAAATGAGAGTTTAGATCAAGTGAGATGCCTTCCAAATGATGGGTGTATTGACAGAACATTTTTAAATCTTCCATTTGATCCCGTTGAACCATTTCCATTTCCAACAAGATTTAGTGATCCTTGTAATGAACACTGTTTATCTTGTAATGGACCTAAAGCCCATCAATGTTCAGAATGTGTGTTTGCATCAAGAGAAGACAGTGAAAATCGTCCaatttgtgttggtagttgtGAATATGGAGAATATGTGAGAAACAAGCGTTGTCCGTTATGTCATGAACAGTGTGATGGATGTATTGGTGAAAGTCAACAACAATGCATTGGTTGCAAAAATGCTAAGAACTTTGTAGGTGGTGGTAGCAGATTTGAGTGCTTGTCTTCAGGAAGATGTCCCAGTAACAAATATGAGAATATAGTTAATTCAACATGTGATCAATGTCATCCTTATTGTGCAGAATATGTTGGTCCAGAGTCCACCAATTGTACATCATGTAATGATCCTCCAGGATATACCATCATTCCACCAAGGGGTGATAATCCTGGAATGTATGGATGCTGTGATCAAAACTCAATGGCAGTGGAAGACAATCAAACatgtatgatattaaattatGACTGA